From Verrucomicrobiia bacterium, the proteins below share one genomic window:
- a CDS encoding Gfo/Idh/MocA family oxidoreductase has protein sequence MIGAGFIGPVHMEALRRLGVQVVALCDLPDRVQAAAAKFGIPRAFGDFRQMLRSAEVDVVHITVPNRLHCAMALAALEAGKHCICEKPLAMNTRETTAITRKAQKTGAVFAVNYNVRFYPAVLQLRQMVARGGMGEIIHVNGSYLQDWLFKDTDYNWRLLPQEGGKLRAVADIGTHWMDTVSFILGARIKSVLADLSTWHRTRQRPLGEVETFAKADGIRKSVAFNVTTDDFASVLIEFDNGARGNLTVSQVAAGRKNCIRLEIYGTKKSAWWCSEEPETLHFGNRDTANETAVRGTPVFGPDIAPYIDYPPGHVEGFPDTFKMLFRSVYSCIVNGGRGERLFASPADGHYEVAVCEAIHKSHQTRRWVRVRGGKD, from the coding sequence GTGATTGGCGCAGGTTTTATCGGTCCGGTGCACATGGAAGCATTGCGCCGGTTGGGGGTGCAAGTGGTCGCTTTGTGCGACTTGCCGGATCGAGTGCAGGCGGCCGCCGCGAAATTTGGCATTCCCCGGGCCTTTGGGGATTTCCGCCAAATGCTGCGCTCTGCCGAGGTGGATGTGGTGCATATTACCGTGCCAAACCGTTTGCACTGCGCCATGGCTTTGGCCGCGCTGGAGGCAGGCAAGCACTGCATCTGCGAAAAGCCCCTGGCGATGAACACCAGGGAAACCACCGCCATTACCCGGAAGGCCCAAAAAACCGGCGCCGTTTTCGCCGTTAATTACAATGTGCGGTTCTACCCGGCAGTCCTGCAGTTGCGCCAAATGGTGGCCCGAGGCGGGATGGGCGAGATCATTCACGTGAACGGGTCGTACTTGCAGGACTGGCTCTTCAAAGACACGGACTACAATTGGCGTTTGCTCCCACAGGAAGGCGGGAAGCTGCGCGCCGTGGCTGACATTGGCACCCATTGGATGGACACCGTTTCGTTCATTCTAGGCGCCAGGATCAAATCGGTTTTGGCCGACCTCAGCACCTGGCATCGAACTCGCCAACGGCCCCTGGGCGAGGTGGAGACCTTCGCTAAAGCCGACGGCATAAGGAAATCCGTTGCGTTTAACGTTACCACGGATGATTTTGCGAGCGTGCTCATTGAGTTCGACAACGGAGCCCGCGGGAACCTGACCGTCTCCCAGGTGGCAGCCGGGCGGAAGAACTGTATTCGCCTGGAGATTTACGGAACGAAAAAGTCCGCCTGGTGGTGTTCCGAAGAACCGGAGACTTTGCATTTTGGAAACCGGGACACAGCCAACGAAACGGCCGTGCGGGGGACCCCTGTTTTCGGTCCGGACATTGCACCGTATATTGACTATCCTCCGGGCCATGTAGAAGGCTTTCCAGACACCTTCAAAATGCTCTTCCGCTCGGTATATTCCTGTATTGTCAATGGTGGCCGAGGCGAGCGGCTCTTCGCGAGCCCTGCAGACGGTCATTACGAGGTGGCGGTGTGCGAGGCGATTCACAAGAGCCACCAGACCAGGCGATGGGTGCGCGTGAGAGGCGGGAAAGACTGA